One genomic segment of Nocardioides cavernaquae includes these proteins:
- the rpmB gene encoding 50S ribosomal protein L28, whose amino-acid sequence MAAVCDICAKKPGFGNNRPWSRKITKRRFNPNIQRVRATVNGAPKRLNVCTGCLKAGKVTR is encoded by the coding sequence GTGGCTGCCGTCTGCGACATCTGCGCCAAGAAGCCCGGCTTCGGCAACAACCGTCCGTGGTCGCGCAAGATCACGAAGCGTCGCTTCAACCCGAACATCCAGCGCGTTCGCGCCACCGTCAACGGTGCCCCGAAGCGCCTCAACGTGTGCACCGGCTGCCTCAAGGCTGGCAAGGTCACTCGCTGA